The genomic window TCTAAATCCCCTTCTTTAAATTGTGGACGCATAGGTAGTACAAAGTACAAGTTTGTTGGGGTTTCTTCTAGAACTTGTACACTCACTTCTGCGGGTAATTCTACATCGAATTCCCGTGCGATTACTGCTCTAGGATTTTCCAGTAACTCTTGTCTATAGGCTTCACTCTTCCAAGCTCTAGCAATGATTTTTGCTTCTAGATTCTCTTGGGTATTGTCTAGTGTTTGTTCTTGTTCGCTCATTTTTTTCTCCTTAATTCAATGATGTATCGAGCAATCAACTGTGCAGAATATGGAGGATAAGGCTTGATATGTTTATAGGGTAGATATTGCTTAATGTCTTCCACCGCTACCAATACCTGCGGATATACCTCCGGCACTCACTGATGCTGCTGTGTATCTAAGGGATTTGTTTTTTGCCACAGCTATTGACCATTTCCTGGTGAAAGCGACAGAGACGGAAATGGCTTTGGAAAATGCAAAACTACCACCAGCTATCGCTTCTAGTTCTTCCTCAGAAATATCCTCTAAATCGTCTTCTTCAAATTGCGGACGCATAGGGAGTACAAAGTACAAGTTTGTTGGGGTTTCTTCCAGAACTTGTACACTCACTTCTGCGGGTAATTCTACATCA from Nostoc sp. UHCC 0870 includes these protein-coding regions:
- a CDS encoding NHLP leader peptide family RiPP precursor → MSEQEQTLDNTQENLEAKIIARAWKSEAYRQELLENPRAVIAREFDVELPAEVSVQVLEETPTNLYFVLPMRPQFKEGDLEDISEEELQAIAGGGFLAITKALSKALNPSKDTKRLAHKVYTSGLGASAVGGSYAASLYTKEFLKKK
- a CDS encoding NHLP leader peptide family RiPP precursor; this translates as MSEQEQTLDNTQENLEAKIIARAWKSEAYKQELLENPRAVIAREFDVELPAEVSVQVLEETPTNLYFVLPMRPQFEEDDLEDISEEELEAIAGGSFAFSKAISVSVAFTRKWSIAVAKNKSLRYTAASVSAGGISAGIGSGGRH